From Musa acuminata AAA Group cultivar baxijiao chromosome BXJ3-8, Cavendish_Baxijiao_AAA, whole genome shotgun sequence, one genomic window encodes:
- the LOC135645314 gene encoding nucleoporin alm1-like has product MPTSAAADGLPRSLPSKALPSPPDSGLRQARKPHPGCRVRNREFRGAAVRTGLRKGGTAAGGRRSGPGTPFLRWKLQEAPPPKPVNEVGDVRPGAGPPRMSARKLVAGIWHLQPLRDGNGSRRPPPGLESVPQHQRDRLLCNPLGADLHANKNKKNGSVGPVSVLSPKYGNVLKLAGFPNSVTENATKWDPESSMTSEEVFRFYGQLKLLEAQELNTDTLVNSLRTELERARARIIELETERRSAKKELDRFLKRVAEEKASWRSREHEKVRAMIEATKADLHRERKKRQKAEIVRARLIDELAEAKLTAKQLLRDCGKERRARELVEEVCDELAKEIGEDKAEIGTLKMEALKIREEAEDDKKMLQMAEVWREERVQMKLIEAKLILEEKYSQLRELRAELEAFLSTSAAAHSDFASVREAELLKEQVDLANTEGMEEFSYQPPPASEDIHAVFEELQPNQETHERDIEPCSGRSPESHDTASPETDAFLEHPPEQNAHESVDSKDDVEDDSDREKVSHAEERGSSNSHVGIEPSVDDCCKESYASVSETESKENRQDKVNQETIEVSSANAKSRKVMASSMCKLWRSSAHDIVDDLLRTSDEVKPGRLSNGSLASYHDEVCEKLSIEHTTGRLSNGNKVSDDTLSPGIGPGGAGSSPAKGCTERPRSNQRHSLKAKLMEARMGSQKIQLRHVLKQKM; this is encoded by the exons ATGCCGACCTCCGCCGCTGCCGACGGCCTCCCGAGGAGTCTACCTAGCAAAGCCCTGCCGTCGCCACCCGACTCTGGTCTTCGCCAGGCACGGAAGCCCCACCCCGGCTGCCGCGTCCGCAACCGCGAGTTCCGCGGCGCCGCTGTCCGGACTGGCCTAAGAAAGGGCGGCACCGCAGCCGGCGGGAGGAGGAGTGGCCCCGGCACCCCATTTCTTCGGTGGAAGTTACAGGAAGCCCCCCCGCCGAAGCCCGTCAACGAGGTCGGCGATGTCCGCCCCGGAGCTGGGCCTCCGCGCATGTCGGCGAGGAAGCTCGTGGCTGGGATCTGGCACCTGCAGCCTCTGCGTGATGGCAATGGCAGCCGACGACCTCCTCCTGGTCTCGAG TCTGTTCCTCAGCATCAACGAGATCGGCTGCTTTGTAATCCCCTTGGCGCTGACCTGCATGctaataagaataaaaagaatggatCTGTCGGTCCAGTCTCAGTTCTAAGTCCCAAATATGGCAATGTTCTTAAG CTCGCTGGATTTCCCAATTCTGTAACGGAGAATGCAACTAAATGGGATCCTGAGAGCTCGATGACATCGGAGGAGGTCTTCCGGTTCTATGGTCAACTGAAGCTTCTTGAAGCTCAGGAATTGAACACAGATACACTCGTTAATTCCCTTCGGACCGAGCTCGAAAGAGCTCGTGCCCGCATCATTGAACTCGAGACCGAACGGAGGTCAGCAAAGAAAGAGCTGGATCGATTCTTGAAAAGGGTTGCCGAGGAGAAAGCGTCATGGCGAAGCAGGGAGCACGAGAAGGTCAGGGCTATGATCGAGGCGACGAAGGCTGATCTCCACAGAGAGAGGAAAAAGCGACAAAAAGCAGAGATCGTTCGTGCCAGGCTGATCGATGAGCTTGCTGAAGCCAAACTAACCGCGAAGCAGCTCCTGCGTGACTGTGGGAAAGAACGCCGAGCTCGCGAGCTTGTCGAGGAGGTCTGTGATGAGCTTGCGAAGGAGATCGGGGAAGACAAAGCTGAGATCGGAACGCTGAAGATGGAAGCATTGAAGATACGAGAAGAAGCTGAAGACGACAAGAAGATGCTGCAAATGGCAGAGGTATGGCGCGAGGAAAGGGTTCAGATGAAGTTAATCGAGGCAAAGCTGATTCTCGAGGAGAAATATTCACAGCTGAGGGAACTGCGAGCGGAGTTGGAAGCATTTTTGTCTACGAGCGCAGCTGCACACTCCGACTTTGCATCAGTGCGAGAGGCAGAGCTGCTTAAAGAACAAGTGGACCTGGCAAATACTGAAGGGATGGAAGAATTCTCTTACCAGCCGCCACCTGCTTCGGAAGACATCCATGCTGTCTTCGAAGAACTCCAACCAAACCAAGAAACCCATGAGAGAGACATCGAACCTTGCTCTGGTCGTAGCCCTGAAAGCCATGACACCGCGAGTCCAGAGACAGATGCCTTTCTGGAGCATCCCCCGGAGCAGAACGCACATGAGTCGGTAGATAGCAAGGATGATGTAGAAGATGATAGTGACCGGGAGAAAGTGAGTCACGCCGAGGAGCGAGGTTCGAGCAACTCGCATGTTGGGATCGAACCATCCGTCGATGATTGCTGCAAAGAAAGCTATGCTTCGGTGAGCGAAACAGAGTCGAAGGAGAACAGACAAGACAAGGTAAACCAAGAAACCATTGAGGTCTCCTCTGCAAAtgcaaaatcaagaaaggtgatggCATCTTCGATGTGCAAGCTTTGGAGATCGTCAGCGCACGATATCGTTGACGACCTCTTGAGAACATCTGATGAGGTGAAACCAGGCAGGTTGTCTAATGGAAGTCTAGCCTCGTACCATGATGAGGTATGCGAGAAACTCTCGATCGAGCACACAACCGGAAGGCTGTCAAATGGTAATAAGGTCTCCGATGACACTTTGTCTCCCGGTATCGGACCGGGAGGAGCTGGTTCGAGTCCGGCAAAAGGGTGCACCGAACGGCCACGAAGCAATCAGAGGCACAGTTTAAAGGCAAAGCTGATGGAGGCAAGGATGGGGAGCCAAAAGATTCAGCTGCGTCATGTCCTAAAGCAGAAGATGTAA